One segment of Maridesulfovibrio ferrireducens DNA contains the following:
- a CDS encoding histidine phosphatase family protein: MKPVRIALIRHSVTVWNEENRIQGHMDSPLTKYGRELAEEWKKQLSPESFDAVITSDLGRTIETAEIITRGLDIPFLKIPGLREQDWGEWSGLTYSELDQKWPGQLSAEEAKGWNFRPTGGESRAETSARAIKALEEGISKIIEIIDNDAPKVLAIIHEGTLKSIAYKLAEHDYMPGTSKLIKRRRLHWIKWDGTLSIDRLNDLL; this comes from the coding sequence TTGAAACCAGTAAGAATCGCGTTAATCAGACATTCAGTTACAGTCTGGAATGAAGAAAACAGAATTCAAGGCCACATGGACTCCCCTCTGACTAAATACGGAAGAGAACTTGCCGAGGAATGGAAAAAACAGCTGTCTCCAGAATCTTTTGATGCAGTAATCACAAGTGATTTGGGACGAACAATTGAGACTGCTGAAATTATTACACGAGGCCTTGATATTCCATTTTTAAAAATTCCCGGACTGCGTGAGCAGGATTGGGGTGAATGGTCGGGGTTAACATACAGCGAACTTGATCAAAAATGGCCCGGACAACTTTCTGCCGAAGAAGCTAAAGGATGGAATTTTCGCCCTACCGGAGGAGAAAGCCGCGCTGAAACATCCGCAAGAGCTATAAAAGCCCTTGAAGAAGGTATTTCAAAGATAATCGAAATAATTGACAATGATGCACCCAAAGTGCTTGCTATTATCCACGAAGGGACCTTGAAATCAATCGCGTACAAACTCGCTGAACATGACTATATGCCGGGTACTTCGAAGCTGATTAAACGCCGCAGACTGCACTGGATCAAATGGGATGGAACTTTGTCTATAGATAGGCTGAACGACCTTTTATGA